tcaaatcaaatcaaattttatttgtcacatacacatggttagcagatgttaatgcgagtgtagcgaaatgcttgtgcttctagttccgacgatgcagtaataaccaacaagtaatctaaatagtcatcctatttagctaggCTAGCCTTCCCTAAGTATGTTTTCTGATTAAATCATTtgactagttcttcaaagtagaaaAGGCATACTTTAAaactttctatccctctctcgttGTGTACATTACTCTCTCATGCAGTGGCGTATGCTATCTGTGTGTATCTAATCTAACATAGGAGGCGTAAAAGTGTATCAATCTGTGTCCGAGTTGGAAAAGAACAGGCTCAATGGATCATGGTCAGTGTCGTTAATTACCACGGTTCTGTGCTGAAgtaggttgaatatttgcttcataaaaactacaactcccttcagcccagcgTCCCATTTAGTTCTTTACTTAATTTCTCTCGTGACtgatttgatttctctctagagaaacaGAACATTGGGCTCACCCCCAATAACCAAATGGAATTAAAGTAATTGAAACTATCGGTCAATTATTTGTTtaataaccccccaaaaaactaacatttgggctcccgagtggtgcatcggtctaaggcactgcatctcagtgcaagatgtcactacagtccctggttcgattccaggctgtatcacatctgcccatgcttgggagtcccatagtgcggcgcacaattgaccaagcgtcatctgggtttggccgttggtaggctgtcattgtaaataagaatttgttcttaactgacttgcctagttaaataaataatcgCTTAGCACCAAGAGCTAATCATTGTACTTTGCACCTCTAATTTTGTCTTCCAAACCATTCAAACACCTCTTTCACTCATTGTTTTCATCCCTCATTTCCTATTTTCTTCCCTTGCTGTCTCACTAAGGTCGTAGAGGAGGCATTGCTAAGGGAAAAGGAGGCTCTATGCACATGTACACTAAAAACTTCTATGGAGGCAATGGCATTGTGGGAGCTCAGGTAATTCAAGGCCTAGCGTTATTCATTTATCTTAGATTTGAAAGAATCCCTTTTTGatttcctttttaaacctcattTGTCTAAGCTGTATATCCCATTCAAAGATGGTGGGTTCTCCTTCTCAAATATAGCACCTGCCTAATATCCCCTCAGGTACCGCTGGGAGCCGGTGTAGCCCTGGCCTGTAAGTACCTGGGCAATGACCAGCTGTGTGTCAGTCTCTATGGTGATGGAGCAGCCAACCAGGTTTGACATGCTTCTTAACCTGCATGCATGGAACATGAAGGACAATCATTTCAAGTTTTGATTTGAGCCCAACTGTTGACTGAATTTGTATTAATCCACAGGGTCAGATATTTGAGACCTATAACATGTCGTCTCTTTGGAAGTTGCCCATCATCTTCATCTGTGAGAACAACCAATATGGCATGGGCACATCAGTAGAGCGCTCTTCTGCCAGCACCGAATACTACAAGAGAGGAGACTACATTCCTGGCCTCAGGGTAGACCGCTATCTAATACATTCATGCTTCTGTACAACATAAAAAATGTCATTCTTAAACTCATGCAATGTATCTGTATCCAGGTGGATGGGATGGATgtcctgtgtgttagagaggCCACCAAGTTTGCAGCTGATCACTGCCGATCTGGAAAGGTGAGCATCAAacttacagtatgtagggttGTTAATTttgtctgtgtgtactgtgtacagGTTTGTGTGTTtaagtctgtttctctgttccatCTGTGTTCAGGGCCCTATCCTCATGGAGCTCCAGACCTACCGTTACCATGGACACAGCATGAGCGATCCTGGCGTCAGGTAAAAGTTCACagctacactgagtataccaatgACTCAAGTGCTTCCCACagtgccaagttggctggatgtcctttgggtggtggaccattctgtatacacatgggaaactgttgagtgtgaaaaacccagcagcattgcagttcttgacacaaactggtgcgcctggcacttgctaccataccctgttcaaaggcacttatatttagacttgcccgttcaccctctgaatggcacacatacacaatccatgtcccagttgtcttgaggcttaaaaatccttctttaaccggtctcctccccttcaggtTTGACATGAAGTGTATTtccactgactgaagtggatttatcaggtgacatcaataagggatcatttctttcacctggtcagtctataatGGGaacagcaggtgttcttaatgttttgtatactctatTCTTGTTGGATTAGTAGATTACTATTGTAGATTATTACCTACCTATCTGTTATTTGAACTCCCATCAGTaaacaggtttccatccaaccatttaaTGTGGATGATTTACCTGGTGCATAAAAACGGCCACGACAGGGCTAATGGAAACAGGAAATGTCGGTTAAAATTCATAAAtgtgttcgacatggtgggatctgttcagacccctcttgttggtggagagagatttgccattttaaagctaacttactgcaattctacacattttgccatgtcttatGTGTGTTCATATGATGCCGGAGTGACTCAACAAAATCAATTGGGGCCCCCTGGGGATCAAGCCCACTGGCCACGTAATCTGGCCATGATAAGATTTAGATAAGTTGGACTGACCAGCTATCTAGCAAACATGGGCAAGTATTTGATCATCTGGACATTTGAGTGTCTGGCATAGtatgttttttaaattgaacctttatgtaaccaggtaggccagttgagagcaagttGTAATTTACAACGGCGACCTGGCCATGAaaacaaagcagtgtgacaaaaacaacaacagttacacataaaCGTAGTCAAAAACACAATATAAAATCTGTATACGGTGTGTGCATCTGtattaagattagggaggtaaagcaaataggccatagtggtgaaataattacaatttagcaattaaacactagagtgatgtgcagaagatgaatgtgcaagtagatatactggggtgctaaggagcaaaaaaataaataacatgggatgaggtagttgggtggactgtttacagatgggctgagtacaggtgcaatgatcggtaagctgctctgacagctgatgcttaaagttagtgagggagatgaggcTCAGTGATTTCAGTGATATGTTACTGTGAGGGGGGTTACATACAGATCCGCAGCCATGGCCTTTTTTGGGAACATAGCCGCAAAAATGCTTTTTATGTGCACgtcatcacacacagccttttcTTCACAACAAatcagtttgatggaaacaccttgtgggaaaatgtgcatattgattaagccatatatatattttttatctctCCAAATATTTGCATAAAAATCTGgaaccaattggatggaaacctatagTGCTGACCTACCAGGGATTTAACAGCTAGTCTTTCAGTGCTCTAATATATTGCTGCCCCTGTACTCTGTCCCCAAGTAGCCTCCTCCCTGCATTATCATAGCTGCCATAGTGACACTGCATACCCCTACCCCGCTCTTTCCTCAGCTACCGCACACGTGAGGAGATCCAGGAGGTCCGTAGTAAGAGCGACCCCATCTCCATGCTGAAGGACCGTATGCTCAGCAACAACATGGCTAGCATAGAGGAGCTCAAGGTGATTCTCAAATATTCACTGATATACTGGCCATTTGATTCAGGTCTTTGACTAAGTTTGAAAAATGCCTGATTGGAACGCATTGTAAATAGTTACAGCTGATAGAAGCATGTCTTGGAGGATGTAATGACCAAACTTCACTTGTCCCGTATGTGTGCAGGAGATTGATATTGCGGTGAGGAAGGAGATTGAAGATGCTGCACAATTTGCCACCACAGACCCCGAGCCCCCTCTGGATGACCTGTGTAGCCACATCTTCGCCAATGATCAGCCCTTTGAGGTGCGTGGCGCCACCCCATGGACCAAGCTGACGTCGACCAGCTAAAGGCTCTTGTGCCCCACCCCTTTGTCTCCTATGCCCTTCCCCTATGCTCCATCAATGCACTTATCTTTTCACAAATCACATTCCTCGTCTCAGCCAATGGCCTTCATGGACTCTAATCTTCTTTGCCtaccccctcccaccaccacacacacacatcctcatcCCGTGCCAAGAAGAACTTATGCCACCCATTTATTTTCCATTGGCCAGAGCCCTAATCCAAACACTCCACACCCAAAAAGAGTGCCTGACTGGTGTCATACCTCATTGACTAACTCGGAGTCATTGCTACTTGCAGTGCTCATGCCACACGATTGGCTCCTGTCTTTTCTGTTGAAAGGCCACTTCAAACACAGCAGAGAAGTAAGAAGAGCCTTTCATTATCCTACTCCAAATGTTGTTCTGAGACTGCTCACATGGACCAATTGTCCTTAACATTACTGGCATAAGTATTCCTATTTGATTAGTGTTCCCTATCCAAATATATAAGATTAAATAAAGAGCTTTATGTTGGGatgttaacattttttatttatcttgCCAAATCAAACCTGTGCCTGTGGGATCTTGTTTGGAAGATGTCTCTAGGCTGTGTCACACTCGTAGCCGAGCACAAACACCACAGATCCACATGAACAGAggctgagtctgtacattgtgctgtgatgcttcagaGAGATGATTGAATACTGCTGACTTCATGCCTTCACTGTGTCAGTCATACACCATTTTTGTAGACACTCTCCTTCTAAATCATAATGCTCTCTAGTTCCataaaatatttgttttcttCTAATCAGCCTCATATTTATTGCCGACTGTGTTTTGTACCTAACGTACCAGTACTCAAACTATAACTGCTTCAAGCAAGAATAGGAAATGCCTCTTTTGGGAGTCTTGGTCAACTGTTACAGTGAATAATGGTCAGACTAAAAAACAGTGGGGCACTACACATGGATCTGTCCTGGTCTCCCCCCCCCATAGGTGACGAGATCAGGATGTGTATATGCGCTGTCAATGTCTTTGTATAGTCTATCAACACAAATAAACTTAGAAAGAAACAAATTAACTTGTTTTGGGCTTTGTGTGAATATGTGGTCCcctggctcagttggtagagcacagcGCTTACAATGGTgtgattgtgggtttgattcccgctgtgACCACCCATATAAAAATGCATGCATAAATGTTGCATAaaagtctgctaaatggcatatgccTTTTCTTTAAGAGCAAGGGTTAAATTGTGTGTGTATAGTTAAATTTAATAAGTGTGTATAtattagtaccagtcaaaagttgacacctacctATACAAGggtttctatttttttttaaattgtagaataatagtgatgacgtCAACTGAAATAacaaacatggaatcatgtactaatcaaaaaagtgttaaatccaaaatatatttgagatttctcaaagtagccaccctttgccttgacagcatTATATACTCTTCGTATTCTCTCCATTTTAAAAATTGTACCTTCTATTTAACTAAAGTcaagtcttattttcaatgatggcctaggaacagtgccttgttcaggggcggaacGGACAGCTCGgcgattcgatcttgcaacatttcggttactagtccaacgctctaaccactagactacctgcagccccagtcagcttcatgaggtagtcaactggaatgcatttcaattaacaggtgtgccttaagaaaatttgtggaatatcttttgtttttgtgtttatgataaggtaggggtggtatacagaagagccctatttggtaaaataccaagtccatattttttatttcctttcacctttatttaaccaggtaggccagatgaaAACAAGTTATCATTTTCAACTTtaacctggccaatataaagcaaagcacTGTGACAAAAACAGTTAcacacaaacgtacagtcaataacacaatagaaaaatctatgtgcaAATGTTGAAGAGTAGGGAGgtgggcaataaataggccatagaggtgaaataattacaatttagcattaacactggagtgatagatgtgcaagtagagatactggggtgtaagagggtaagtaataatatcgggatgaggtagttgggtgtgctatttacagattggctgtgtacagtgttcgataagctgctctgacagctgatgcttaaagttaggaagaaataagactccagcttcagtgattattgcaatccgttccagtcattggcagcagagaactggaaggaaaggcggccaaaggaagtgttggctttggggatgaccagtgaaatatacctgctggagcgtgtgctatgggtgggtgttgctatggggaccagtgagctgagataatgcggggctttacctagcaaagacttccAGATGAcccggagccagtgggtttggcgacaaatatgtagtgagggccagccaacgagagcatagaggtcgcagtggtgggtagaatatggggctttggtgacaaaacggatggcactgtgatagactacatccagtttgctgagtagagtgttggaggctattttgtaaatgacatcgccaaagtcaagaatCGATAGGATAggagttttacgagggtatgtacGGCAGCATGAGGGAAAGAGACTttgctgcgaaataggaagctgattctagatttaattttggattagagatgcttaatgtgagtctggaaggagagtttacactcaaaccagacacctaggtatttgtagttccacatattctaggtcagaaccgtccagagtagtgatgctagtcgggcgggagggtgcgggcagcaatcggttgaagagcatgcacttagttttactagcatttaaaagcagttggaggccacggaaggagtgttgtatggcgttgaagctcatttggaggtttgttagcacagtgtccaaagaagggccagatgtatacagaatggtgccatctgcgtagaggtggatcagagaatcaccagcagcaagagcgagaGTCAAAAAGTCGGTCCGAAAAtgtaaccctgtggcacccccatagagactgccagaggtccagacaacaggccctaagatttgacacactgaactcgatctgagaagtagttggtgacccaggcgaggcagtcattagagacaccaaggctattgagtctgccgataagaatgtcgtacatacctacacgtacgctacggtcacaagacgcaggcctcctaattgtccctagaatttctaagcaaacagctggaggcagggcattctcctatagagctccatttttatggaatggtctgcctacccatgtgagagacgcaaa
Above is a window of Oncorhynchus tshawytscha isolate Ot180627B linkage group LG30, Otsh_v2.0, whole genome shotgun sequence DNA encoding:
- the LOC112228906 gene encoding pyruvate dehydrogenase E1 component subunit alpha, mitochondrial isoform X2 is translated as MPSRFNLIEEDRQQKGGEKRSETAGRWQHDSMQKMLTIISNVLRGSASRHGAQVVSEAASMVASSRSYADFTPEATFDIKKVDLHRLEEGPPLTATLTREEGLKYYRTMQTIRRMELKADQLYKQKIIRGFCHLYDGQEACAVGIEGGITLSDHLITAYRAHGYTLTRGGTVREIMAELTGRRGGIAKGKGGSMHMYTKNFYGGNGIVGAQVPLGAGVALACKYLGNDQLCVSLYGDGAANQGQIFETYNMSSLWKLPIIFICENNQYGMGTSVERSSASTEYYKRGDYIPGLRVDGMDVLCVREATKFAADHCRSGKGPILMELQTYRYHGHSMSDPGVSYRTREEIQEVRSKSDPISMLKDRMLSNNMASIEELKEIDIAVRKEIEDAAQFATTDPEPPLDDLCSHIFANDQPFEVRGATPWTKLTSTS
- the LOC112228906 gene encoding pyruvate dehydrogenase E1 component subunit alpha, mitochondrial isoform X1; translation: MASQVSESTLPEPPITSDAPIIAHSSTQAEMDFDQLTLELSSPEQPLNADQPTQELNPPEPDISTNSNTSISEPQLAERRQNTDIMLLSRPEIALSLTEDAPLPEPQLAAASMVASSRSYADFTPEATFDIKKVDLHRLEEGPPLTATLTREEGLKYYRTMQTIRRMELKADQLYKQKIIRGFCHLYDGQEACAVGIEGGITLSDHLITAYRAHGYTLTRGGTVREIMAELTGRRGGIAKGKGGSMHMYTKNFYGGNGIVGAQVPLGAGVALACKYLGNDQLCVSLYGDGAANQGQIFETYNMSSLWKLPIIFICENNQYGMGTSVERSSASTEYYKRGDYIPGLRVDGMDVLCVREATKFAADHCRSGKGPILMELQTYRYHGHSMSDPGVSYRTREEIQEVRSKSDPISMLKDRMLSNNMASIEELKEIDIAVRKEIEDAAQFATTDPEPPLDDLCSHIFANDQPFEVRGATPWTKLTSTS
- the LOC112228906 gene encoding pyruvate dehydrogenase E1 component subunit alpha, mitochondrial isoform X3 — encoded protein: MPSRFNLIEEDRQQKGGEKRSETAGRWQHDSMQKMLTIISNVLRGSASRHAASMVASSRSYADFTPEATFDIKKVDLHRLEEGPPLTATLTREEGLKYYRTMQTIRRMELKADQLYKQKIIRGFCHLYDGQEACAVGIEGGITLSDHLITAYRAHGYTLTRGGTVREIMAELTGRRGGIAKGKGGSMHMYTKNFYGGNGIVGAQVPLGAGVALACKYLGNDQLCVSLYGDGAANQGQIFETYNMSSLWKLPIIFICENNQYGMGTSVERSSASTEYYKRGDYIPGLRVDGMDVLCVREATKFAADHCRSGKGPILMELQTYRYHGHSMSDPGVSYRTREEIQEVRSKSDPISMLKDRMLSNNMASIEELKEIDIAVRKEIEDAAQFATTDPEPPLDDLCSHIFANDQPFEVRGATPWTKLTSTS